Within the Astyanax mexicanus isolate ESR-SI-001 chromosome 9, AstMex3_surface, whole genome shotgun sequence genome, the region GAGAAATCACCCAAATATGCTCTGCCATGGTAGCAAAACTGCTTATTTATCAATCGTTTTAAGCAGCACAGTCAGTTAGAAGATCAATTCAACACCCCCTTTTGTCACGATCTGAGACACGCCCCATGCAACCAAATTGCCACGGTTGCCACATCTTCTCCCGTCTGCCCGTGCCAGCTGGGAAATCTCGTCCTTCCCCAGCACACGGTCCCACACATTAACCCCGGTCATCTTCCCAGTGAACGCCTCTTCAGCGTTAAAAATGTCCTGGAAGCCAAATCTCTTGGCGAGGCCGTCGGCAGAGTATTCCTGGCCTAGGATAATGTTCCCGCCGGTGGGCAGCTGGTGGCCCTCAGCCACACCGGGAGAACTTGCCACCTTCTGGCCGTGGACCCAAAGCGAGGCAAGGCCCTGCTCGGAGCTCCAGCTTCCGCAAAGATGTGTCCAGCTGCCCTCTTCCACCGCCCCCTGGGCCTCCACCAGGTGTGCTTCCCCTCCAACGGTGAAGAGGATGCTTTGCCCATTCAGCACCAGCTGCAGCTCCAACGGGTTGGTGGTGGTGCCGTAGGAGAAGAGGACGGTCTTGTTGAGAACTTGAGTGGGTTTGACCCAAAGACAGGCTGTGAAGGCATTGGTCTGCATGGAATGCTGGGGGATGATCTCGGCGTGCGTCTTCGGAGAACGCATGGGGAAGAACAGAGCCATGTCGCAACCTGGAAGAGAAGGTGGGAAAAGAAATAGAAGTTTATTTTGTCCCTTAATAGATCTTCAAAAATAACTGGACAATACATGGTCACAAGAATCTggagcaaatatatatatatagtgaaccAATTGGTACCTCGCCTAACACCAAACataggctagaggggtataagtccccccagcattgagctgtggatcaaTGGAACAGTGTTCTCTCCAGCCAAgacttttggaatgagttgggaagttgggaattGGGTTGGAACACTTGGAAAAGTTGGCCGAGGGAAAAAAAGCCAACAAGTGTTCAGAACCTCAAGGctgttggagaaccattccataTTCTACCTCATTAAGCTGATTGAGAGGATGCCAAAAGTGGCCAAagctggcatcaaagcaaaaaatAATCTATAGAGGAATgtaaagcataaaacatattctggtttgtttaacacttttgtttaaTAATTCTGTGTGTTCCAAACTTTCAAATGCTTCTGCATATAGATCTATGATATCAGTTCAGCtggtaccatgcctaatgccacgCATAGGCCAGAAGGGTATAATCGCTCAGCACTGAGCTGCAGTGCAGTGGAATTGTGttgtctggaatgatggagctcaatCAAATCCTAAAAACAATTCTCAAagtcagttactccaacaaaagcaggttaCAACTCTTTTTAATACTGTTGATTCTGGAAGAAACAACgcatgagcaggtgtcccagtactttttcCATATAGTGCGTGTCATCCAGTTCCACATGTCTTTAGACTCTGAGATAAATCGTGCCAACTAAAGACAATCAAATTTAGACTTCTCAGTGCAAAACTGATGTCAGTGCCAAAACTGTTGACAGTGATGTATTAAGCATTTTAAAACATACTTGATAAACAATCCCAAGTGCAGAAATATGTTCTAATGAAAAGGTCAAGCATTGATGTAATCAGCCACAAATCCTCCCTTTTTTCGATGCATTGTCAGATTATCTTATTAACGACTTTCATACTGTAAACAGCAGGTCCCTGTGGCTGTCTTCCAGCTAAAAGAGAAAAGATCCACCTCCTCCCATAGCAAATGTCACAACTGCACTTGTCTCTTTGGTTGGAAGAGCCAGGGCGCTCTTTATGTTAGTGCTGTGGTTTCATTACCTCATTTGTTTAGGAGGAAATGGCTAGGGACCACTGTAAATATCGTCATTGGTGTGCGTACATACTGTAAGTTCAGTTACAGAAAGACTGTTTCTGAAAATTGAAACAAGACACCTGGCCAGCCTTTTAGATCTCTGGTTCCAAGAGGTTGTCAAAGACATCAATTCTGTGAAATGTTACGAATCGTCAGTATATTTTGTAAGGTTCTGTAACAAGGCTGTCCAAGCCTGGCACTGAAGGTTTTCAACCCTGCAGTTTACCTCTTCTTCTTATCTAATGACTGCATAGTACCTGCTGCATGTTACCTACACTGATCCATTCTACTAAAATGTACTTGCGTATTGGTACTTGGTTCCATGTACCTGATTTGTTTTCCGCAAACACAGCTACCACCAGTTAAATTAAGTAGTATAGATACAACCTTGTCAAAAAGTGCCATAATACCCCTAATCCATTTAATTTGTTTTAGAgccagatctatctatctatctatctatctatctatctatctatctatctatctatctatctatctatctatctatctatctatctatctatctatctatctatctatctatctatctatctatctatcaaagaTTTGTGTATTCGTCCAAGTGGGGTGTTaagcaagcttttttttttttttttgcagtttcgagttttatttttactcttcAGCTTATTATTCAGCAGTGACAGCTTCAGATATGGTATACTCGTCTTACATACCTCAGACTTCATAATCTTTTCATTGAGAAAGTCTCTTGAGCCATCTCTCCCCAAGCCTGAGGAACTCCTGAAGTCTGTTCTGAACATGCCCCAATCTCTTTGGCCCCCTCCCCCCACCAACCAGCCGCTTTGGTGTGGTCTCCTAGCCTGCAGATGAATAGACCACCTTCTGCTTCTCATTTGTTCCAGCTTTCGTTGGCCGGATAACACCGACTGCTTGGGCACGTGTGGATTAAATGCTTTCTGGCTAATCTCAGCAGGGAATTGCATCTGGCTCACTTGCTGGATTCTGAACAAGCGCTCCACAGATATCTTGATGTCGGTCAgcatgttaaatgttattatgcgCTCGGACTTTGGAAACTCTGCAATCTGCAAGTAGGGCCCCAGTGGGTAATGATTTTGTGTTGATCCAGTGGACCAGTAATTAACTATGTTGGCTAATGGCTAATATTGCAGCTGCTGTAAGTAAATCACAACTTTATGGCTCAATATTTACAGTGCTGAACCCAAAATTTGTCACATCAAGCACTGTTTTCttcatatttcatgtttttttttattgtgtcctgGCCAACAGTCGCTAAATGGCTCTGCTTAGGACTTTGAAGTCAACTTTGGACTTGAAAGACTTTGGAATTAACTTTAGATTTAGCAGACTTTGGAGTCAAATCTGGATTCGACAGACTTTTAATTGAACTATAGACTTGATAGATTTTGTAGTCAGGTCAGGATTTGAAAGGCTTTAGAGTCAACTTCGTATTTGAAAGACTTTAGAGTCAATTGGCTtctcaaaaatattttaagactAAACTTCAGATCAGTAGAAGGTTAAGAACCTTCCTCAAGGACACTACGAGGAGCACCCAGCCAGTTCTAGGAATTGAACCTGCAACCTTCTAATGTTGCATTACGTACTTAAGATCTTTCTAGTCCAGTGCAGAACTACTGTGGACACTgctttttgtcctttttaaaactaCTGTATAAATAAAAGACCTGCTTGAACATACCTGCTGGCAACACTCGAGTGGACGTGGCCCTCACGTAGAGCTCCAGCTGCTCCCGAAGACTCTGCAGCTCTTCTGAGATGTCCAGCTTCCCTTTGTTCCCCTTCTCTCCCCCATCCTCTGTGGCATGCCTGGTCTGGAAGCTTTTGGTCCGTCCGCCCATCTCTGGCTCTCCCCATTCTGCCGCTCCATTCAAGCAGCTGTTCTCAAGTCTGTCCAGGCGGGCAGCCTGCTCTCCGCCAGCCTCCAGGATCCTCCTCAGCACCTCTTCTTGCTGTTCCCCTTGCTCAGCAGCTGTTTCCCTCAGCCGATCCAGGGCCTGCTTCAGCTGGAGGTCAGCCTGCA harbors:
- the ptx3a gene encoding pentraxin-related protein PTX3 codes for the protein MPLWRVLQAVCLVGLVGVVVRAQNYGDEIEVNYADAYYNEINEGDQAEEAPTSNPPPPCSAPEFSKWDKLFTMLENSQMKENMLLQYSDDLMKVELRSLRGEVLQFVAQYGGSCAAAVESAARRAGVQADLQLKQALDRLRETAAEQGEQQEEVLRRILEAGGEQAARLDRLENSCLNGAAEWGEPEMGGRTKSFQTRHATEDGGEKGNKGKLDISEELQSLREQLELYVRATSTRVLPAGCDMALFFPMRSPKTHAEIIPQHSMQTNAFTACLWVKPTQVLNKTVLFSYGTTTNPLELQLVLNGQSILFTVGGEAHLVEAQGAVEEGSWTHLCGSWSSEQGLASLWVHGQKVASSPGVAEGHQLPTGGNIILGQEYSADGLAKRFGFQDIFNAEEAFTGKMTGVNVWDRVLGKDEISQLARADGRRCGNRGNLVAWGVSQIVTKGGVELIF